A single Rubrivivax gelatinosus IL144 DNA region contains:
- a CDS encoding alpha/beta hydrolase: MAGLLERIRRAERRPFHAMEPAAARAAYETAAEVLDLPRAPLARVENFTIPAADGTPLRARLYAPSHERLPPLLYLHGGGFVIGSLETHDSLCRQLARRSGGAVVALDYRLAPEHRFPTAVDDAWAAMAWLAANTATLGLDGARLAVGGDSAGGTLAAASAIHARDIGLPLALQLLVTPGTTAHADTASHKLFANGFLIDAATIAWFFDHYIDYHHRHDWRFAPLEAEDLEGVAPACLLLAECDPLVDEGIAYADRLRLHSVPVALEIARGMTHDFIKMGRALPDAHAALDAAAAALREAWNP; encoded by the coding sequence ATGGCGGGCCTGCTCGAACGCATCCGCCGCGCCGAACGCAGGCCCTTCCATGCGATGGAACCCGCGGCCGCCCGCGCCGCCTACGAAACTGCCGCCGAAGTGCTGGACCTGCCGCGTGCGCCGCTGGCCCGTGTCGAGAACTTCACGATCCCCGCCGCCGACGGCACGCCGCTGCGTGCGCGGCTGTACGCGCCCTCGCACGAGCGCCTGCCGCCGCTGCTGTACCTGCACGGCGGCGGCTTCGTCATCGGCAGCCTGGAGACCCACGACAGCCTGTGCCGCCAACTCGCGCGGCGCAGCGGCGGCGCCGTCGTCGCGCTGGACTACCGGCTCGCGCCCGAACATCGCTTTCCGACCGCGGTCGACGACGCCTGGGCGGCGATGGCCTGGCTAGCAGCGAACACCGCCACGCTGGGGCTGGACGGCGCCCGGCTGGCCGTCGGTGGTGACAGTGCCGGCGGCACGCTGGCCGCGGCCAGCGCGATCCACGCCCGCGACATCGGCCTTCCCCTGGCGCTGCAGCTGCTGGTGACGCCGGGCACGACGGCGCACGCCGACACCGCCAGCCACAAGCTCTTCGCCAACGGCTTTTTGATCGACGCCGCGACGATCGCCTGGTTCTTCGACCACTACATCGACTACCACCACCGCCACGACTGGCGCTTCGCGCCGCTGGAGGCCGAGGATCTGGAGGGCGTCGCGCCGGCCTGCCTGCTGCTGGCCGAGTGCGACCCGCTGGTCGACGAAGGCATCGCCTACGCCGACCGGCTGCGCCTGCACAGCGTGCCGGTGGCGCTGGAGATCGCCCGAGGCATGACCCACGACTTCATCAAGATGGGCCGCGCGCTGCCCGACGCCCACGCGGCGCTCGACGCTGCCGCCGCGGCCCTGCGCGAGGCCTGGAACCCGTGA